The sequence TGCCTGACATGAACCTCGATCTGTCGATGAACATGCCCAATATGCCGGACTATACGCAGACGCTGTCTGCGTGATTGCTTGCGGTTGCGGTCGCGGTTGCGGTCGCGGTTGCGGTCGCAGTTGCGGTCGCGCGGCGTTCAAGATCAAGTTCAGGAACTGACTGGTGGCATAGGAACCTGTGCCACCCAGTTCGCTTCACCCTTCGACGCGTGTTCGGTGCGCTGGGTTTATTTCCCCAGCGCGCCGCCAGCCGTCTTCGTTCCCCACACGACATCCCCATCCACCGCGTAAAGCCGGCAACCGCTATGACCGTTTGCGCAAGCAACGAGCGCATCGTTCATTGGATCCAAACCCGAAGCCACGCCCCACGCGCCATCGGGTGCAATCGCGAACGCCCGTGGCCGGCGACTCGTCAGGAACGCGCCATAAGCCTTACGTCCTTGCACGTTCAGATACGGAATCGCCGATGCATCCGTCAGCGCCGCAAAGTGCGTGCTCGGCGGTTCCGATTCGAGCCGAGGCCAGACGACCTTAGTGTCGACCGCGTACAACTGGCAATAGTGCGTGCGTTCCGAACAGTGCTGCATGGCGGTCGCGGCGGCATCGAAACCGCCCGATGACCAGACCGCATCGGTCGTCCCGATAGCGATCGCACGCGGCAGCGGCGCCGCCAGAAAACCGCGATACAGCGTCTCCCGTTGTTTCGCGTCCAGATAGGGCAGCGCGCTGACGTCATTGAGATCGGCATACGCGCTCGTCGTGTAGGCCTGGTTCGGAAGATACTCCGGATTGACCTCGCGACCGGGCATACCGATGCCGGTGAGGAACGCATCGGCTTTCTTCACCCACAGAGGCAAGCCCGCCGCCGACGCCGTCATTGCATGCGCATCCTTCTGGAATACGCCGTAGTCGACGAGTTCCGCAGGCGCGCCGGCCGCCGCGTATTGTCGAAACATGCCGCGCCAGGTCGACGTGGCGAAGGTCTGATCGTTGTCGCCGAAGAACCAGATCGAGTGCAGTTTCGTGTGCGCGCCGAGCTGGCCGGCGCCGTTGATCAGGCTTGCGTCCGGTTCGTGGCAATCGGATTCCTTTAGGCCGCCCGCGAAGCTGACGAGTCCTTTTACATCGGGCGGGCTCTGCGCGCCAAACACCAGCGTGTTCCATCCGCCCATACTTTTGCCGACCATGACGATCCGCGAGGCATCCACGCCAGGTTGCTGTTTCACAGAGTCGAGTACTTTGCGAATGTCCCGCGCGGCGTCCATGCCGGTTGCCACGAGATCGCAACCGTGCGGACGCATGGTGCCTTCAGACCCGGCGTAGCCGCGCATCATCGGCATGGCGACCGCGTAGCCGCGCGATAGAAAGTAGTACGGGATGAAGTTATCGGCAATGCGCGGTGCGTTCGCCGGATCGTGCGACGCACCGTGATTGATGAGCGCGAGCGGGAATGGGCCGCCGCGCGATGGCATATACACGGTCACCTTCAGCCGCACCGGCGGTGACGAGTCGACGGGCACCGTCAGGATGCGCTCGTTGAGCGGCGCGCTGGGTGAATCCGACGCGGTTGCGGCCGTATTGGCGAGACCCGAATAGGCAAGCAACGCGAGCGATGCCAGGAGCGGCAGTACTTTACGCGTGCTTGCTTTCTCCATGGGGCGCGGGATCACTTCAGAAACGAGGGGTTTTATTCGAAAGGATATCTTTGCGATAACGGCTGGTCCGGCGTTTTCTGTAGCCCGCGCAGCAACCTTTATCTTCCTGGCGCAAAATGGACGCCCCGTGCCGGAAACGATTCCGTCCACGGGCTTCCCACCACGAGCGCAGGAGACAACCATGACATTCGACGGTTCGGCCATCAAGACGTTGCTTAACGACGCGGTTTCGACAGGCGGCATTCACGGCATCGCGGCCGTGGTCGTCGACCGTAACGGTCCGCTGTTTCATCACGCGACCGGCGAGGCAAGCCAGCATACGATGTTCCGCAACGCGTCGATGACGAAGGCCGTGGCCACCACCGCGGCGCTTCAGTTCGTGGAGAAGGGGCTGCTGAATCTCGACGCCACCGTCGAATCGATTCTGCCGGCGTTCGGCGAGTTGCAGGTGCTGGACGGTTTCGACGGCGACACGCCGCGTTTGCGCGCGCCCGCCAGCAAAGCCACCGTGCGCCAACTGATGACGCACACCGCCGGTCTC is a genomic window of Paraburkholderia bryophila containing:
- a CDS encoding alpha/beta hydrolase family protein codes for the protein MEKASTRKVLPLLASLALLAYSGLANTAATASDSPSAPLNERILTVPVDSSPPVRLKVTVYMPSRGGPFPLALINHGASHDPANAPRIADNFIPYYFLSRGYAVAMPMMRGYAGSEGTMRPHGCDLVATGMDAARDIRKVLDSVKQQPGVDASRIVMVGKSMGGWNTLVFGAQSPPDVKGLVSFAGGLKESDCHEPDASLINGAGQLGAHTKLHSIWFFGDNDQTFATSTWRGMFRQYAAAGAPAELVDYGVFQKDAHAMTASAAGLPLWVKKADAFLTGIGMPGREVNPEYLPNQAYTTSAYADLNDVSALPYLDAKQRETLYRGFLAAPLPRAIAIGTTDAVWSSGGFDAAATAMQHCSERTHYCQLYAVDTKVVWPRLESEPPSTHFAALTDASAIPYLNVQGRKAYGAFLTSRRPRAFAIAPDGAWGVASGLDPMNDALVACANGHSGCRLYAVDGDVVWGTKTAGGALGK